A single window of Terriglobales bacterium DNA harbors:
- the mraY gene encoding phospho-N-acetylmuramoyl-pentapeptide-transferase, whose amino-acid sequence MLYWLLYQVLFRYFSPFRIFRYLTFRTAFASLTALFMGLIVGPAIVRKLREFQISQYIREEGPKAHQKKAGTPTMGGLLIAVAIVIPTLLWADLTNKYVWLAVVATAAFGGIGFADDYLKVVNRRNLGLTGRTKLMLQVLVSVVVAVSLILLQAKGQYSTHLMVPFFKNFRPDLVISALAGKPHLWPIAFLPFIGFVVLVIVGSSNAVNLTDGLDGLAIGCTVIAAGALTVLTYVSGHASFSDYLELQRMPQVGELTIFCGAMVGSAIGFLWYNAHPAEVFMGDVGSLALGGAIGTVAVIIKQELLLPFIGGVFVIEAVSVILQVGSYKLRKKRIFKMAPLHHHFELLGWSESKIIVRFWIASLVFALFALTTLKLR is encoded by the coding sequence TTGCTCTACTGGCTTCTTTATCAGGTACTGTTCCGCTATTTTTCTCCCTTCCGTATCTTTCGGTACCTGACCTTTCGCACCGCTTTCGCCAGCTTGACCGCCCTGTTCATGGGCTTGATCGTGGGGCCGGCGATCGTGAGAAAGCTGCGCGAGTTCCAGATCTCGCAATACATACGCGAAGAAGGCCCCAAGGCGCACCAGAAGAAAGCCGGTACGCCAACCATGGGCGGACTGCTCATCGCGGTTGCCATCGTCATCCCCACCCTGCTGTGGGCCGACCTCACCAACAAATATGTCTGGCTGGCGGTGGTTGCAACGGCGGCGTTTGGCGGCATTGGTTTCGCCGATGATTACCTCAAGGTGGTGAACCGCCGGAACCTGGGTCTTACCGGACGCACCAAGCTCATGCTGCAAGTTCTGGTGAGCGTGGTGGTCGCGGTCTCGCTGATCCTGCTGCAGGCGAAAGGACAATATTCCACCCACCTGATGGTGCCGTTCTTCAAGAATTTCCGCCCCGACCTGGTGATCTCCGCGCTGGCAGGAAAACCGCATCTCTGGCCGATTGCCTTCCTGCCGTTCATCGGATTCGTGGTGCTGGTGATCGTCGGTTCCAGCAATGCGGTAAATCTTACCGACGGGCTGGACGGACTTGCCATTGGCTGTACCGTGATTGCCGCCGGTGCGCTTACCGTCCTCACCTACGTCAGCGGCCACGCTTCTTTCTCCGATTACCTGGAACTGCAGCGCATGCCGCAGGTGGGGGAACTGACCATCTTCTGCGGCGCCATGGTCGGTTCCGCGATCGGCTTTCTGTGGTATAACGCGCATCCCGCCGAGGTCTTTATGGGCGACGTCGGCTCGCTGGCCCTGGGTGGCGCCATTGGTACGGTCGCGGTCATCATCAAGCAGGAGTTGTTGTTGCCGTTCATCGGCGGAGTCTTCGTGATCGAAGCCGTGTCGGTGATTCTGCAGGTCGGTTCCTACAAGCTGCGCAAGAAACGCATCTTCAAAATGGCCCCGCTGCATCATCATTTCGAATTGCTGGGATGGTCGGAATCGAAAATCATTGTCCGCTTCTGGATCGCTTCGCTGGTTTTTGCCTTGTTCGCGCTCACCACCTTGAAACTCCGCTAG
- the murF gene encoding UDP-N-acetylmuramoyl-tripeptide--D-alanyl-D-alanine ligase — translation MKLSLGQIAEITGGKGDSTHAGAIATGYSIDSRTLQHGDLFFAIHGERFDGHDYVDAALERGAVAAVVHASQAARFGDHRRIIAVPDTLASLQHLARAVRRIWNKTVIAITGSAGKTTTKESVARLLSAKYRVLKSEGNLNNHYGLPLQLLRLEPDYDVSVVELGMNHAGEIRALAAICEPNVGVVTCVAPVHLGFFNSVADIARAKYELIQSLPAAGTAVLNADDEYVSQFGRDFSGRVVTFGILHPADVRAQAIKELGAEGSEFDVISGAARAHAKLPLLGRHNLYNALAATAVALVSGITLQQAASGLGLLAPADKRGQVLSVGGATVINDTYNSNPRALDFVVDALSGMSVGDGGRRIVVAGEMLELGPATDELHRRSGAHMADKGIDIVLGVRGAARKIVEAAGEAGIRADFVDTPVEAGEWLSRQVRPGDIVLLKASRGVQLEKALETWTAKQATTTS, via the coding sequence ATGAAACTCTCCCTCGGGCAGATCGCCGAGATCACCGGTGGCAAAGGTGACTCGACGCATGCCGGCGCGATCGCGACCGGCTATTCGATCGACTCGCGCACCCTTCAGCATGGCGACCTCTTCTTTGCCATCCACGGCGAGCGTTTCGACGGGCATGACTACGTGGACGCGGCACTGGAGCGCGGTGCGGTCGCGGCGGTAGTGCACGCGAGCCAGGCGGCGCGCTTCGGCGACCATCGGCGCATCATCGCGGTCCCCGATACGCTCGCCTCCCTGCAACACCTGGCGCGAGCGGTGCGCCGCATATGGAACAAGACGGTGATCGCCATCACCGGCTCGGCGGGCAAGACTACCACCAAGGAATCGGTTGCGCGCTTGCTGTCGGCGAAATACCGCGTTCTCAAGTCGGAAGGCAATCTCAACAATCACTATGGACTTCCACTGCAACTGCTGCGCCTGGAGCCCGATTATGACGTGTCGGTGGTGGAACTCGGCATGAATCACGCCGGCGAGATCCGCGCGCTGGCGGCGATTTGCGAGCCCAACGTCGGCGTCGTGACCTGCGTTGCTCCGGTGCACCTGGGATTTTTCAACTCGGTTGCCGACATCGCGCGCGCCAAGTACGAGCTGATCCAGTCGCTGCCTGCGGCCGGAACCGCGGTGCTGAACGCCGACGACGAATATGTATCGCAGTTCGGGCGCGATTTTTCCGGACGCGTCGTCACCTTCGGCATTCTCCATCCTGCCGACGTCCGGGCGCAGGCGATCAAGGAACTGGGAGCCGAAGGTTCGGAATTCGACGTCATTTCCGGCGCGGCCCGCGCGCACGCGAAGTTGCCGCTGCTGGGCCGGCATAACCTCTACAACGCCCTGGCCGCCACAGCGGTTGCGCTGGTCAGCGGGATCACGCTGCAGCAAGCGGCGTCGGGATTGGGGCTGCTTGCCCCGGCGGACAAGCGTGGCCAGGTCTTGAGCGTGGGCGGCGCCACGGTCATTAACGACACCTACAATTCGAATCCTCGCGCTCTCGATTTCGTGGTCGACGCGCTCTCCGGCATGAGCGTTGGAGACGGTGGCCGGCGCATCGTGGTCGCCGGCGAAATGCTCGAGCTCGGTCCCGCTACCGACGAACTCCACCGCCGTTCCGGGGCGCATATGGCGGACAAGGGGATCGACATTGTGCTCGGCGTTCGCGGCGCCGCGCGCAAGATTGTGGAGGCCGCCGGCGAAGCCGGCATACGCGCCGATTTTGTGGACACACCCGTAGAGGCGGGTGAGTGGCTCTCGCGCCAGGTCCGTCCCGGAGACATCGTGCTCCTGAAGGCTTCCCGCGGCGTGCAATTGGAGAAGGCCCTGGAAACCTGGACGGCGAAGCAAGCGACCACGACGTCGTAA
- the murD gene encoding UDP-N-acetylmuramoyl-L-alanine--D-glutamate ligase, translating into MAEALDVKGKRVLVVGLGKSGVAAAQFLHQRGARVTASDAKAEDDLRADIRTLLDLGVAVETGGHGERTFRQQDLIVVSPGVPTDVPQLAQARAMGIPVIGEIELASRFLRGHIVAITGSNGKTTTTALAGDIIAWGGYESQVGGNIGTAAISMVGDATDDTYNVLEVSSFQLETIQRFHPEIAVVLNVTPDHLDRHGSFEQYLAAKKRIFQNQVSSDFAILNADDQQSARMAEGVQAQVRWFSRKKEVPQGAFVRNGRIVHRDDSGEHEIMPTGEIPLKGAHNVENVLAAVCVGMIIPCEPHRIRAAVKEFKAVEHRLEFVATINGVEFYNDSKATNVDATIKALESFPGNIHIILGGKDKGSPYTVLIPLLKERAKRVYTVGAAAAKIEAEIAGAAEVVQAGSLDVAVRRAFESANPGDIVLLAPACASFDQFQSYEHRGSVFKELVHALAEKKQAISS; encoded by the coding sequence ATGGCAGAAGCTCTGGACGTGAAGGGAAAGCGGGTGCTGGTGGTCGGGCTGGGAAAGTCCGGCGTCGCCGCGGCCCAGTTCCTGCACCAGCGCGGAGCGCGCGTCACCGCCTCCGATGCCAAGGCGGAAGACGACCTGCGGGCCGACATCCGCACCCTGCTCGATCTCGGCGTTGCCGTTGAAACCGGCGGTCACGGCGAGCGCACCTTCCGCCAGCAGGATTTGATCGTGGTCAGCCCCGGCGTTCCGACCGACGTTCCGCAACTGGCGCAGGCCCGCGCCATGGGCATTCCGGTGATCGGAGAAATCGAACTGGCGTCGCGCTTCCTCCGCGGACACATTGTCGCTATCACCGGCTCGAACGGAAAGACCACCACCACCGCGCTGGCCGGCGACATCATCGCCTGGGGCGGGTACGAATCGCAGGTCGGCGGCAATATCGGCACGGCCGCCATCTCCATGGTCGGAGACGCTACTGACGACACCTACAACGTGCTCGAAGTCTCCAGCTTTCAGTTGGAAACCATCCAGAGATTCCACCCGGAAATTGCGGTTGTCCTCAACGTAACTCCCGACCACCTCGACCGCCATGGCAGCTTCGAGCAGTACCTGGCGGCAAAGAAACGCATCTTCCAAAACCAGGTTTCCTCCGACTTCGCCATTCTCAATGCCGATGACCAGCAGAGCGCGCGCATGGCGGAGGGCGTCCAGGCGCAGGTGCGCTGGTTCAGCCGCAAGAAAGAAGTGCCGCAGGGTGCGTTCGTACGCAATGGGCGCATCGTTCATCGCGACGACAGCGGCGAACACGAAATCATGCCCACCGGTGAAATCCCGCTGAAAGGCGCTCATAACGTGGAAAACGTCCTGGCAGCGGTTTGTGTCGGCATGATCATTCCGTGCGAGCCGCATCGCATTCGTGCCGCAGTCAAGGAATTCAAGGCAGTCGAGCACCGGCTGGAATTCGTCGCGACCATCAACGGCGTGGAGTTTTACAACGACTCCAAGGCGACCAACGTGGACGCCACCATCAAGGCGCTGGAATCATTTCCCGGCAACATTCACATCATTCTGGGCGGGAAGGATAAAGGGTCGCCGTACACGGTCCTGATTCCGCTGCTCAAGGAACGTGCCAAGCGCGTGTACACCGTCGGCGCCGCCGCCGCCAAGATTGAAGCAGAAATCGCCGGCGCTGCTGAGGTGGTCCAAGCAGGCAGCCTGGATGTCGCTGTGCGGCGCGCCTTCGAGTCCGCCAATCCGGGCGACATCGTTCTGCTCGCGCCCGCCTGCGCCAGCTTCGACCAATTTCAGAGCTACGAGCACCGCGGAAGCGTGTTCAAAGAATTGGTTCACGCCCTCGCCGAGAAAAAACAGGCGATCAGTTCGTA
- a CDS encoding UDP-N-acetylmuramoyl-L-alanyl-D-glutamate--2,6-diaminopimelate ligase: MSKMRFQQLLEGAEFLFQRGNPEIAGLDYDSRRVQPGWCFVAMKGETTDGNRYIPAALKAGAVAVVSDDQALAPHGEVAWAQVPHGRRALARLSANFYRRPAEKLANSGITGTNGKTTTSFLLESILQAAGRKAALVGTVEYHVAGKVLPAPHTTPEPLELNQMLAEALRNGATESVMEVSSHALSQQRVFGIPYDVAIFTNLTRDHLDYHQDFDAYFAAKRSLFAGVGTDPPRIAVINIDDDYGKKLVKFSKSRSQVLTYGVAQGDFHAGKADVGMNGTRFDLATPDGTIPVWSPLIGRVNVYNVLAASAAAFARNCAPAAIASGVERLLRVPGRFERVDAGQPFTVVVDYAHTDDALRNLTALAREFVARAGGKVITVFGCGGDRDRAKRPLMGEAAGAGSDYVILTSDNPRSEDPMAIINDALPGLERTRIPFAVEADRRQAIALAVKQAAPGDIVLIAGKGHEKTQTTRDGPHPFDDVEVARAVLQAAGYQKRESAPAGGAQ, encoded by the coding sequence ATGAGCAAAATGCGATTCCAGCAACTCCTCGAAGGCGCTGAATTCCTCTTCCAGCGCGGAAATCCTGAGATCGCCGGCCTGGATTACGACTCTCGGCGCGTGCAGCCGGGGTGGTGTTTTGTCGCCATGAAAGGCGAAACTACCGACGGCAACCGCTACATTCCTGCCGCACTGAAAGCGGGCGCCGTTGCCGTGGTGAGCGATGACCAGGCTCTTGCCCCCCACGGTGAGGTCGCATGGGCGCAGGTACCCCACGGCCGTCGTGCTCTGGCCCGTTTAAGCGCGAATTTCTACCGGCGTCCGGCCGAAAAGCTGGCCAACAGCGGCATCACCGGAACCAATGGCAAGACCACGACATCATTCTTGCTGGAATCCATTTTGCAGGCTGCGGGACGCAAGGCTGCGCTGGTGGGGACGGTCGAATACCACGTGGCCGGCAAAGTTCTGCCCGCGCCACACACCACGCCGGAACCGCTGGAGTTGAATCAGATGCTGGCCGAGGCGCTGCGCAACGGCGCCACCGAGTCCGTGATGGAAGTCTCATCCCACGCCCTGTCGCAGCAGCGTGTCTTCGGCATCCCTTACGACGTCGCGATCTTTACCAACCTGACGCGGGACCACCTCGACTACCACCAGGATTTCGATGCCTACTTCGCGGCCAAGCGCTCTCTGTTCGCGGGCGTGGGGACCGATCCGCCGCGCATCGCGGTAATCAATATCGACGACGACTACGGCAAGAAGCTGGTCAAGTTCAGCAAGTCGCGCTCCCAGGTGCTGACCTACGGCGTTGCGCAGGGCGATTTTCACGCCGGCAAAGCGGATGTTGGAATGAACGGCACGCGCTTTGATTTGGCTACCCCCGATGGAACGATCCCGGTATGGTCACCCCTCATCGGGCGCGTCAATGTGTACAACGTCCTGGCAGCTTCGGCGGCGGCGTTCGCGCGCAACTGCGCACCGGCGGCGATTGCCTCGGGAGTCGAGCGGTTGCTGCGCGTCCCGGGCCGTTTCGAGCGCGTGGATGCCGGCCAGCCGTTTACGGTCGTGGTCGATTACGCGCATACCGACGATGCTCTGCGGAATCTGACCGCTCTCGCCCGCGAATTCGTGGCGCGCGCCGGGGGAAAGGTAATCACGGTTTTCGGATGCGGTGGGGATCGCGATCGCGCTAAGCGTCCGCTGATGGGCGAAGCCGCGGGCGCCGGCAGCGATTACGTTATTCTTACCTCCGACAATCCCCGCAGCGAGGATCCCATGGCGATCATCAATGACGCGCTACCCGGGCTGGAGCGGACCAGGATCCCGTTCGCGGTGGAAGCCGATCGGCGCCAGGCAATTGCGCTCGCGGTGAAGCAGGCGGCGCCGGGCGATATCGTGCTCATTGCCGGCAAGGGCCACGAAAAAACCCAGACCACGCGGGACGGTCCGCATCCGTTTGACGACGTGGAGGTCGCGCGCGCCGTGCTGCAGGCCGCCGGTTATCAGAAGAGGGAATCAGCCCCCGCCGGAGGCGCGCAATGA